Below is a window of Humulus lupulus chromosome 9, drHumLupu1.1, whole genome shotgun sequence DNA.
ATTCTGGCACTTCTTGATCCGTATTTCTGAAATGACCGGTGTTGCTAAATCCCCAAGTGTAGGCTGAGTTATGGAATAAATTTGCAGCACCTACAAATTCCTCATCCCCTTCATACTTTATGCCTCCAATGGTAGTTTCTTTTCCACCACAATTTATATGCAATGAATAATAATCTACACATCAAAGATCAAACAATGTTGGTTAAAAATATACAAAAGAAatggtttatagtcaacacaatgAATGGTTTCTTTTTACCTTTTGAACATGGAGCCAAGCACTTGCTGAGCATTCTACATTAATCATATTCAAAGCAagaattagtaaagtataatcataataaaaaatattgGTATTCTTGTTTCAATTGTTTGTTAAAGCTTACGAGCTGTCTTCATGACCAGATGTGCTCTGAAAGTGATtgctaataaaaaaaaaaagttgagacACAAATGTATTCAATTGTGAAATGCTTATGGTTCAATGAATATGGAAATaaatgaaagaaagaaaggaagcaACTCTTACAAATGATCTTGACAAGTTGATGGTTCAGATATCTCCAAAAAGTTATTGTAAGATATATCTATGTTCCTAAACACAGTCAGAAACTTCATCATTAGCTAAATATTTTTAAGTGACTTTGTTTTTGTATTGGCAAAATTATCATCTTTGTTACATCTTCTGATAAAGAGTTAAAGAGTGAGCTTAGAGTTGGGGTTTGTAGGTCATCATTCTTCTTGGTAATTTTGGTATGGTTTACacatttttgtaaaacatagCATTGGTAACTTACATAGCATCTCCGAATTTGTTCATCCACGCTGGAATAGGCCCACTGAGTAAGTTACTTGTTAAATATCTATGTGCAACACCATAGAATAAGAGAAGTTTAATTATAAAGAAAAGAGTAATAAAAAAAAGGGACCAATGAAGTTTGAGTTACTTACATATAACGCAAaggtaatatttgaaaatttggAAGTGGCCCTTCTAGTTTATTAAAGCTAAGATCCCTGCAAAATAAAGATCTTAGATGTCTGTTAAATTCGCTAAAGATAAGTGCTTAAATTCCAAGGAATAGAAAATTTGACAAGAGAATAATCGAACAATTACAAGACATCTAGCATTCCCAAATTAAGAATATGTTCATGGATATTTCCTCTTAAATTACAGCTCCTCATTGTCCTGCAATTTCAAACATGGTCAAATAATTTAAAAGATAATCAAATATTAGGTTGAGTTCCATCACAAAAGTTTATGTATATATGGAGCTTACAACTTAGAAAGGTTTGTCATTTTACTCAAGTCGGGAAAATCTGACGAGTTCTCCCCATTTAAGTCAGTTATACTTCTGCAAAGATTGCCACATCACAAACGAAGTtagcaaacatatatatatattaagatcTAAAGAAGACAGAGAAAAGTAGACAATGAAAAAGAACTTACAATTCAAATAAGTTTGCCAAGGTAGAAATACTAGGAGGAATTGGCCCACTGAAACCACTTGCTTCCATCTCTCTGTGGAGAGTAGCATGTAAAATCAATATAAATTGctcataaattttgaaaaccaaCAAAGAGATCAGTAACTCTTACAATCTGTAAAGTTGTTTCCAATTGCCAAACTCAGGCATCCTTCCTGTGAAGTAGTTACTACTGATCCTACTGCAATGGAAAACATGAGTCACCAAAATATGTTGGTTCATTTGAGCTATGAAGTAAGTTATAGCACACATTGTCACTTACAGCGTGTGTAACTTGGAGAGATTGGTGAGAGACAGAGGGAACTGTCCAGTGAGATTGTTTGCATTTAAATTCCTGCAGCCACACCATTTCAATTAGTTAATGTCATTTCTACTACTTTTTTACTAGTAGATGTGATGAAAAGGTTAGGGATTCTCACAAATATTCCAAGTTTACCAATTTCCCAAGCTCAGCGGGAATGGTTTCAGAAAACAAGTTGCTCTCCATGTTCCTGAATTTGCgagtttattattataattagcaAATCACAGGAGTTTAAAAGAAAGAAATTAAATGGGATAAGAAAGAGCATACAATACTCTGAGAGTGGTTATGTTTCCTAATTCGGCAGGGATTGGCCCTGATAAATTGTTCACACTAATAACCCTGCACGCCCACATTTGTTCAAACAATCAATTACTACTACAGGCCTTTTACAGCTTAATATATCTTGAATGGTAGGGATAAATGGAAACTCACAGCGATTCCAACTTTGTTGAAGCCCATTCTGGCGGTattgaaccactgaggaagttCCGATTTAGATTTCTGCAAGGGAGAAGAAAGACTGGTATTATATAGAGTGTGTTGAAAAGTATTTGAATAAAAAGCTTTGTTTTTACATACACTGCCTTAAGGTAAGGTAGCTTCCATAGTGATGATGGAAGCTTGCCATTCAGATTCTGTCCTGAAAAATTACTGCACATATAACAGATGTCAACAGAAAACTCCAATCCAGTCATGGTGATTATATATATGTAGCCGTGAGCTAGGAGTTTACAGGCTTTTGATATGGCATTTATTATTAGCAGAGCTGGAGCAATCGCAGATGACTTCATTTGTGTAATATTCTGTGAAAGGGATATAAGAATATGTTGGTAGATTACAAGGGTCATCGAAGTGCCTATCATCATACTTGTTCAGTTGCTTAGCTATTTCTTTAAAAGCTTCCActgcataataataataataataaattaacttAAGAAGATGAACAAAAGCAAAGTGCACAAGGTATATAATTTCTTGGTCTCCagatattatttaaaaatatatataagatgGAGAGATTTTTCACCTTCATCGTGGGGAGGAATACGAGATTGGGCATTGCATTTGAATGGTGTGACTGCCAAGAAGAGCAGAAATAGTAATAGTACAGTAACACATTCTGATTGCAATGAAGCCATATTCATCATTCCCAACACAAGCAGTgcttaaaatttttttttttttgaaaaaagtaGTGCTTaaatgttgatatatatatatatttatatcatacaATACATGCATGCTTACAGTACCATTTCACTAATTTATTGCTAATTAAGCCAATAAAGGTCCCACGCGCTTTCATAGCCAACTCCCATGATTGACtccaaaaaaggaaaaaaaaactccCATTTTGACTGTGCAAAGAAAAATTCCAATAATCTCATAACAATTAAGAGGTAATCTAAAACTCTTTCTATGGTTTGTTCAAATTTTAAgagataaaattaataatttgtgtAGGCCCCACATGTATTTTAAAGGTAAAGTGAACCATTTTGTACACAGAAGTTTAATATTACTTCTATCCTATATCTTTCTACATTTTCTAATGCAACTCAATTACTCAAAACAAATACTTCCTTGGTCAATTTACCCCTCATTTTGTTAGTAATATGCTTTTGCTCcttcattttttattatattttcttcAAATGCTCCCTAAATGGCAAAATTAGTATTCTTTTACCCCTAACGAAAATTCTTAATATAAATTTATCCCCCAAACTTTTTGCCTATAACCAAATATCACATAAGTCATAAAATTATtctagttttattttaaaattttatttttattataaatttgaccatacaattaatttttttattcaattattatgaAATTAAAACGAAACAAAAATATTCATCTTTTACCTACTATTTGTAGAAGTTGATTGTGATTTTTTTGTTGgattatatatattgattaaataGTTTGAAAAAGTTTAATAAAGACAATTTTTTTATAATGTTATTAATGTATCTATTAGCTACAAGTAACAAAAATAGGGAAAAAATTGATTTagaaaaaactacaaaaatttcTAAACTTGTATAGTTTTGTTATGATATTAAACCTTTCAAcaaatttaaaattcaataaaactAGCTATGAACAaatctaaaaagtaatttataCAAAGAATAAAACAATacaagttattttttattttttaaaatttattaattaattttataaattgttGAGCAAACTCCAAGTGTTATGTAATTAGTTCCGGATGTCCAAAATGAAAATGTCGTcatcaaatatatatttaaattagttGTATGTGTATAATTTTTCCATGACAATTTTGAAGGGAATgattttattagtattttttaaataaggaACAAAGAAATTTATTACATTAATATTCACCAAGAAGAGCATCACATTAATTGTGATTGTAATTACTAAGTCAAGGTCTCCCCCCACACACTTGCCACTTGAGAGTGTCACTGATTGTGATTGAAAATAAGATGGTCcatattttatgaaataattgAGGGAAATATCTATATTAATGaatcataataaattttcatttttattacttcttaattaaatttataagtttaatgattttttaaattacCCTACATTTATTCCCTcacaatttctcttttcttctcttctcttcacatttattaacttttttttctcACTCTTTTCTACTACCAAAGTACTTATTGTTCTTATTAATTTCCTCCCATTAATTAGTCATGAATCAGTAAAGAAATCTTAACATTAGATATTAACCGCTAGCTAGATGAAATGTGGACAGACAATTTCAATCACTCAACATCTATAATTAATGTCCTCAATTTGTACCCTCTTGACTCATTCAAATTTGAAAATTTATCATATTTCAGTTATATATATACATCTATCATGAAACAAGTATACTTTCCATGAATTCATACTAAGCCAAGGTGGGTCCATTATGTGTGTCAAATATTGTTGCCATACGAGTAAGACACTGTGTTTGTCCTAAAATATCTAAATTCTTTAAGCATCAATCTTTGCATGTTATGCTTCTGATTTCAAAGTAAAAAATAAAGAAGATAGAAAACATAAGAAACATTATTAGATAACATAATATTGGTAACTTACTAGTCAGTGTCTCTGAATTTAATCCAATCTGGAATAGGCCCACTGAGTAAGTTACTTCTGAAATACCCATTCATTGTGCCACACAATAGCATAAGTGAAGTGAGTGAGCAAGAAGTTTATGAAGAAAAGagtaataaaaagaaaaggaacaATGAAGTTTTTGAGTAAGGTCCTTCCTCAATGTCTTCTTCCTTCTCAATTTTTGCATCACTTACATTTTCTTCAAGTTTCTTAAATTTACAAAATTTGGAATTTCCCCTTCTAGTTTATTGAAGTTAAGATCTCTACAAAATAAAAAGCTTAGATGTGAGTTATGTCAGGACATGCAATAAATTAATTTCACTAACAAAACAGTAACTACAGAGATAAAGTGTTCTTTTAAGTAGAGAATTTGGCAAGTGAATAGAAGAATTACAATATTTCTAGAGCTTCCAAACTGGGCATATATTCAGGAATATTTCCTCTTAAATTACAGCTCCTCAGCACCCTGCCAGCGATTTCATACATAATCATACAAGttcaatatttttcaaatattggGTATTTCTCAGAGACACAAATTTATATATAGCTTACAATCTTTGCATGTTTGTCATGTTACTCAAGTCCAGAAAATTTGAGCTCATCTCTCCATTTAAGTTAGATAGACAGGAAGGAATTGGCCCATCGAAACCACATGCTTCCATTTCTCTGTATAGATGTAGTatgtaaaatcaacatatctattGTTCGtgattttttaaaaccaaattgATCAATGGCTCTTACAACTTCTCAACTTGTTTCAAAATGCCAAACTCTGGAATCCTTCTTGTGAAGTAGTTACTACTGATCCTACTGCAATGAGAAAACATGAGTCAAGATTCAAGTGACATAAAACTTGGTTCATTTTGGTCACAGAGTTACAGTACAAATTTACACTTAACAGTTGATTTAACTTGGTGAGATTAGTGAGATCAGGGAACTGTTTGCAGCAAGAGTCGAAGCATAATTTAATTATTGTTGTCAAAAGATACCTCTGTACTGAATATTGTTTGTTTGTGTAGTTGGAATAATACGTTTTCTGACCACCATGAATTGTCGAACCACACCAGACATGTGATAGCAAAAAGGAAATTGAGAAAGAATTCTGTTCAATCTTTATTATCAAGAAAAGGTTATTACAAGTGATGATATATCAGCTGGTATATAAGACAAGCTGTAAAACAGAATAACAGAACTATAACTAACTGTCATAACTAATCCTATGCTAAACATAACAGAAAAGGAATTAGTACAGCTAATTATCTCTGACAGCCCCCCTCAAACTAAGTGTGGAGGCTGAGACAACATTTAGTTTGTCTCTAAGTAAGGCAAAACGGGAGCTGGAGATAGGCTTTGTTAAACAGTCAGCAATTTGATGGTCAACTGGTACACGATGCACTTGAATCTGTCTTTGAAGCACTTTGTCCCGTACGAAGTACAAATCTATTTCAATATGCTTAGTCCGAGCATGAAGAACCGGATTAGTAGCCAACATGACAGAACTGAGATTGTCACACCAAATAGAAGGAAGACCAACCACAGAAACATGTAACTCAGTAAGGAGTGACTGAATCCAAGCAATTTCAGACACAACAGTAGCAAGGCTACGGAATTCTGCTTCTGTGGAGGAACGAGATATGGTGCTCTGCTTCTTGGACTGCCAAGCAACAAGGTTGTCACCAAGATAGACATAGAACCCAGTAGTGGAACGCCTATCATCAGGATCagatgcccaatcagcatcacagaAAGCTTCTAAGGACAGAGTTGCAGCTGGACGCAAGTGTAAGCCAAAATCTAAGGTACCAGCCAAGTACCTTAAAATTCTTTTGACAGCAACCCAATGAGATTGCAGGGGAGAATGCATAAACTGGCAGAC
It encodes the following:
- the LOC133800628 gene encoding probable leucine-rich repeat receptor-like serine/threonine-protein kinase At3g14840 isoform X7; amino-acid sequence: MMNMASLQSECVTVLLLFLLFLAVTPFKCNAQSRIPPHDEVEAFKEIAKQLNKYDDRHFDDPCNLPTYSYIPFTEYYTNEVICDCSSSANNKCHIKSLNFSGQNLNGKLPSSLWKLPYLKAVNLNRNFLSGSIPPEWASTKLESLVISVNNLSGPIPAELGNITTLRVLNMESNLFSETIPAELGKLVNLEYLNLNANNLTGQFPLSLTNLSKLHTLRISSNYFTGRMPEFGNWKQLYRLEMEASGFSGPIPPSISTLANLFELSITDLNGENSSDFPDLSKMTNLSKLTMRSCNLRGNIHEHILNLGMLDVLDLSFNKLEGPLPNFQILPLRYIYLTSNLLSGPIPAWMNKFGDAMNIDISYNNFLEISEPSTCQDHFNHFQSTSGHEDSSMLSKCLAPCSKDYYSLHINCGGKETTIGGIKYEGDEEFVGAANLFHNSAYTWGFSNTGHFRNTDQEVPEYIAHNVSRLRTNNSELYTTARISPLSLTYFARCLINGSYTVKLHFAEIVFKNDEYYESVESVGRRVFDVYVQGKRVLPDFNIKEEAKGVDREFIKVINTVVVSHNTLEIRLQWMGKGTRNVPKQGNYGSLISAISIESVYSVSSHSREGHLSKTKIMIGLVVAVSAGATLLAVVAFGLHRRKAKRKRTATNNDLIWTSTNLKRGDDQPELHFFDLDSILMATNKFSITNKLGQGGFGPVYKGQLHGKEVAVKRLSSSSSQGYEEFRNEIILISKLQHRNLVKLIGCCIENEEKLLIYEFMLNKSLDTFIFVA